The Clostridia bacterium genome includes a region encoding these proteins:
- a CDS encoding sugar ABC transporter permease, with product MKRMGFKEALFILPAIILIAIFSLWPIFKIINYSFFDYQLSDQQKSQLSTREKFNVDLFNENLDYVSMFIDMNRESFPEDAQGKVDEVIIDVNEFKQLLADKSGFIELSGELKKQIRSNYDKLITEADYFVQNFDFPDRENLQMIMEDMSKSYVRSNFIGLQGYYNALKDERIQIALKNTTVFTVISVAIELVLGLGLAIIMNRAMRGQGLIRAVSLIPWAIPTTVAALIWSYLYDGSSGIVAYMLQSLHLVRDSKDLLLSGGGAMASAISADVWKTTPYMALLILAGFQTIPGAVYESAKVDGSGVFNTFFKITLPLLKPTILVALLMRTLDAFRVFDLIYVLTSGGPGGSTETMSIYAFKTMFEQSNFGYGSIVVILMVLCVALIAAFYIKILGANVMERD from the coding sequence ATGAAAAGGATGGGGTTTAAGGAAGCGCTCTTTATTCTGCCAGCAATTATTCTTATAGCAATATTCTCATTATGGCCTATTTTCAAAATTATCAATTATTCTTTTTTCGATTATCAGTTAAGTGATCAGCAGAAATCCCAGCTTTCAACGCGGGAGAAATTTAATGTCGACTTGTTTAATGAAAATCTGGATTATGTCAGCATGTTTATTGATATGAATCGTGAAAGCTTCCCGGAGGATGCTCAAGGGAAAGTGGATGAAGTTATCATTGATGTCAATGAATTTAAGCAGCTTCTTGCCGATAAATCGGGTTTCATCGAATTGAGTGGAGAGCTTAAAAAGCAGATCAGGAGTAATTATGATAAATTAATAACTGAAGCCGATTATTTTGTTCAGAACTTTGATTTTCCTGACAGGGAGAATCTTCAAATGATTATGGAAGATATGAGCAAGAGTTATGTGCGTTCGAATTTTATCGGGCTGCAGGGCTATTATAATGCGCTTAAGGATGAAAGAATCCAGATTGCATTGAAGAATACGACGGTATTCACGGTTATATCTGTTGCAATTGAGCTTGTCCTAGGACTGGGGCTTGCCATCATCATGAATAGAGCGATGAGGGGTCAAGGACTTATTCGTGCCGTTTCCTTGATACCGTGGGCAATACCGACTACTGTGGCTGCCCTTATATGGAGTTATTTGTACGACGGGAGCAGCGGTATAGTGGCTTATATGCTGCAGAGCCTTCATTTAGTCAGGGACTCGAAGGATTTACTGTTGTCCGGCGGCGGAGCAATGGCATCTGCAATCTCTGCAGATGTATGGAAGACCACCCCATATATGGCACTTCTTATACTGGCGGGTTTTCAGACTATTCCGGGAGCTGTATATGAAAGCGCTAAGGTTGACGGATCCGGTGTATTCAATACCTTCTTCAAAATTACCCTTCCTCTTCTGAAGCCTACAATACTGGTTGCCCTGCTAATGAGGACACTGGATGCCTTCAGAGTGTTCGACCTTATCTATGTTCTTACAAGCGGTGGCCCGGGCGGTTCAACAGAAACCATGTCCATCTATGCTTTTAAGACGATGTTTGAGCAGTCTAATTTTGGTTATGGATCAATTGTCGTCATACTCATGGTTTTGTGTGTTGCATTAATTGCGGCCTTCTATATAAAAATACTCGGTGCAAATGTGATGGAAAGGGATTAG
- a CDS encoding extracellular solute-binding protein has protein sequence MKRKIALLVAGLMIFMSFSGIGVSAADEKIVIKWAVQTDNTPATQVLIDEFNRTQSKYKVEWVQMTNDSTQMKTQLMTSLSAKSSEYDVIAMDVVWAGEFAAAGYLNPLDKDMYAASLKKTQFNSGSMAAGTYMGKQYTLPFFPDLGMLYFRSDIVSKEDAAKLVSGKYTHKDLAAMAKKYKGKGGTTDGIVYQARQYEGLTCNVAEFTGGFTDIRGGLETMKFFSTSGIAPKNILNYNEAETHNSFINGKSVFARNWPYMYSMLTESVKPAQVGIAPLPKGSTVGGWVLGINKNSKNAAGAFEFMKYAAGWTGQMIMSRKGGYLPGYNVLLNDSRVLDVNPMLKIEGFKNAVKTTISRPVSAQYSKTSDAIQVNVHKYLSGGQDLNTTVKAVQNALK, from the coding sequence ATGAAAAGGAAAATCGCGTTATTAGTAGCAGGTCTTATGATTTTCATGTCTTTCAGCGGTATCGGCGTTAGTGCTGCGGATGAAAAGATTGTTATCAAGTGGGCAGTCCAGACAGACAATACACCGGCTACACAGGTTCTTATCGATGAATTCAACAGAACCCAGAGCAAATACAAAGTAGAATGGGTACAGATGACCAACGATTCTACGCAAATGAAAACTCAATTAATGACTTCCTTATCGGCAAAATCCAGCGAGTATGATGTTATCGCAATGGACGTTGTTTGGGCTGGTGAATTTGCAGCAGCTGGCTACCTGAATCCCCTCGATAAGGATATGTATGCTGCCAGCTTAAAGAAAACTCAATTTAATTCAGGCTCAATGGCAGCCGGAACCTACATGGGCAAACAGTACACACTTCCATTTTTCCCAGATTTAGGGATGCTTTATTTCCGTTCCGACATCGTCAGCAAGGAAGATGCTGCTAAGCTTGTTTCAGGAAAATATACCCACAAAGACTTGGCTGCTATGGCTAAGAAGTATAAGGGCAAGGGTGGAACAACGGACGGCATTGTTTATCAGGCAAGACAGTATGAAGGTCTTACCTGCAATGTTGCTGAGTTCACAGGCGGTTTCACCGATATCAGGGGTGGACTTGAAACTATGAAGTTCTTTTCAACTTCCGGTATTGCACCAAAGAACATACTGAACTACAATGAAGCAGAAACACATAACTCATTTATAAACGGCAAATCCGTATTTGCAAGAAACTGGCCGTACATGTACTCTATGTTGACTGAATCCGTTAAACCGGCACAGGTTGGTATCGCTCCTCTTCCAAAGGGAAGCACAGTCGGCGGATGGGTGCTTGGTATCAACAAGAACTCCAAGAATGCTGCAGGCGCATTTGAATTCATGAAATATGCAGCAGGCTGGACCGGTCAGATGATTATGTCCAGAAAGGGCGGCTATTTGCCTGGCTATAACGTATTATTGAATGACTCGAGAGTACTTGATGTAAATCCTATGCTGAAGATTGAAGGCTTCAAAAACGCAGTTAAAACAACAATTTCGAGACCTGTTTCGGCTCAGTACTCAAAGACATCTGATGCAATCCAGGTAAATGTACATAAATATCTATCCGGAGGACAGGATCTGAATACAACTGTTAAGGCAGTACAGAATGCATTAAAGTAG
- a CDS encoding AraC family transcriptional regulator yields the protein MGELKSTKEKLRTFHQATLVPVSLLENNKSIYSLPEKINYINNIIKDAYQIEDMLTVPDTSNYDRIKSYYYKNIYDECFIILHIKESYQVIAGPIINEKVHEGIINNIIRLNKLPIKIKNKLVNYFESLLIIDTNRCYYCGKLLEYLFGGMLEGDPRAEYPKERIFISDEYFTEMIKNRETLFHHPPHFLEQELLLKIKSGNLNDSMTVLSEINSLKRTRLSKDALRSVKNSLICSVTLFTRAAIEGGVMPEAAFTLSDSIILAIEEMNSLPELMEYEYTAAEQYVQIVQDLSKSKYSNIIQQAISYIYKNLTNKLTLQQIADAIYVHPNYLSTLFKREVGVNLLDYIIKTRVDESKYYIRYTNTKISDIAVFYQFCNQSYFTQVFKKFVGRTPNDYRVKYNQQNE from the coding sequence ATGGGGGAGCTTAAAAGTACAAAAGAGAAACTCAGGACCTTCCACCAGGCAACCCTTGTGCCTGTTAGTCTGCTTGAAAACAACAAAAGCATATATTCTTTACCTGAGAAAATCAACTATATAAACAATATAATAAAAGATGCATACCAAATTGAAGATATGCTCACCGTACCTGACACTTCCAATTATGATAGAATCAAGTCCTATTATTATAAAAACATTTATGACGAGTGCTTCATTATTTTGCATATAAAAGAAAGCTATCAGGTAATTGCCGGTCCCATCATAAATGAAAAAGTTCATGAGGGTATAATTAATAATATAATAAGGCTCAATAAATTGCCAATAAAAATCAAGAATAAGCTTGTAAATTACTTCGAGAGTCTACTGATAATAGATACAAACAGGTGTTATTACTGTGGAAAGCTGTTGGAATATTTGTTCGGTGGTATGCTTGAAGGAGACCCGAGGGCTGAATATCCCAAGGAGCGCATATTTATTTCAGATGAGTATTTCACCGAAATGATTAAAAACAGAGAAACACTATTCCATCACCCCCCGCACTTCCTGGAGCAGGAATTACTGCTAAAAATTAAATCCGGCAATTTAAATGATTCCATGACAGTTCTTAGTGAAATAAACTCCCTAAAACGGACAAGATTATCAAAGGATGCCCTACGATCAGTAAAAAACTCACTGATTTGTTCTGTTACCTTATTCACCAGAGCAGCAATAGAAGGTGGGGTAATGCCTGAAGCAGCTTTTACACTGAGTGACTCCATAATACTCGCCATTGAAGAAATGAACAGCCTGCCGGAATTGATGGAATATGAGTACACCGCTGCTGAACAATATGTGCAAATAGTCCAGGATTTATCCAAAAGCAAGTACTCTAACATAATACAGCAGGCCATCTCCTATATATATAAGAATCTCACAAATAAACTTACTCTACAGCAAATAGCTGATGCAATTTATGTACATCCCAATTATCTATCAACTCTATTCAAGAGAGAAGTTGGGGTTAACCTACTTGATTATATTATTAAGACGAGAGTCGATGAGTCAAAATACTATATAAGATATACAAATACCAAGATCTCAGATATTGCAGTATTTTATCAATTCTGCAATCAAAGCTACTTTACACAGGTTTTTAAAAAATTTGTCGGCCGTACGCCCAATGATTATAGAGTAAAGTACAATCAGCAAAATGAATAA
- the pgmB gene encoding beta-phosphoglucomutase: protein MSLIKGCIFDLDGVIVDTAKYHYLAWKRLSDELGFEFSQKDNERLKGVSRMACMEILIEIGGLSLSEAEKHSYADKKNGWYVEYISDIGEEEVLPGARDFITRLKAAGIKIALGSASKNAGIILKSLKLTEYFDAIIDGNKVSKAKPDPEVFLLGAQELGLPPENCVVFEDAKAGVEAARRAGMKCIGIGTSPELSDADIMIPGFENVDLNILNL from the coding sequence ATGAGTTTAATAAAAGGCTGTATATTTGATCTGGATGGGGTAATTGTTGATACCGCCAAATACCACTATCTTGCATGGAAAAGACTTTCTGATGAACTTGGCTTTGAATTCTCCCAAAAAGATAACGAAAGACTCAAAGGAGTCAGTAGAATGGCATGTATGGAAATACTTATTGAAATAGGGGGTCTGTCACTTTCCGAAGCGGAAAAGCATTCATATGCAGACAAAAAAAATGGATGGTACGTAGAATACATTTCCGATATAGGTGAAGAGGAAGTACTTCCAGGCGCAAGGGATTTCATTACGAGACTTAAAGCTGCCGGCATAAAAATCGCTCTAGGCTCTGCCAGCAAGAATGCCGGGATTATACTGAAGAGCCTGAAGCTCACAGAATACTTTGATGCTATCATAGACGGCAATAAGGTATCCAAGGCAAAGCCCGACCCTGAGGTATTCCTGCTTGGGGCACAGGAGCTTGGACTGCCTCCTGAAAACTGTGTTGTCTTCGAGGATGCAAAAGCAGGGGTTGAAGCCGCTAGAAGAGCAGGTATGAAGTGCATAGGGATTGGCACAAGTCCTGAGCTCTCAGACGCCGATATAATGATTCCCGGATTTGAAAATGTTGATTTGAATATATTAAATTTATAA
- a CDS encoding zinc metalloprotease HtpX, which translates to MDYNYGSLMKKAVITLTLMFGFLFAVVTGLLWYFDMPLSYALSAAVIVVLLQYLLSPLIIPILYKIEFMDGYYGLTDETWQFIEDTCKNINIRKPQIGIIKDGNPNAFTYGYFSGYAKLILTQGLIEKLSQEELEAVIAHELGHIKHNDFIVMMMVSLIPMIMYQVYTWTHRSDKSKPAYWVGIGAYAAYIFSQFFALSFSRIREYYADSFSKDILNNGEPLKNALIKIAYGYTSMEEKKGRKVATIGIANHIQNEGFVLTQYKNLTSNNLEEKLIGWDMKNIWGRWYELNSTHPLTAKRILALEGKSSGEYAVTASDVLKFLLEAAIGLLPWISGAIIYFTNRIRIIEDGFYSTIISVAKQEPLYMILLGAALLIKFYYSYGKDYQEYKLKELLSNEDASPVKGIPAVIEGKVIGRGIPGYFFSEDLVIDDGTAIMLIDYRQPHRIFEIIFSLARVEELKEKDVKVVGWYKRGHRPYFQCRHIYVDNKRLISFNYILTELFGYALIAAGIVMYLIF; encoded by the coding sequence ATGGATTATAATTACGGTTCTTTAATGAAAAAAGCGGTAATAACACTTACTTTGATGTTTGGATTTCTGTTTGCGGTGGTTACAGGCCTGTTGTGGTACTTTGACATGCCTTTAAGCTACGCGCTTTCAGCTGCTGTGATTGTTGTGTTGCTGCAGTATCTGTTAAGTCCTCTGATTATACCTATTCTGTATAAAATTGAATTTATGGATGGATATTACGGACTTACGGATGAAACCTGGCAGTTTATAGAAGATACCTGTAAAAACATCAATATAAGAAAACCACAAATAGGCATAATTAAGGACGGCAATCCAAATGCGTTTACCTATGGTTATTTCAGTGGGTATGCAAAGCTCATACTTACTCAGGGCTTGATTGAGAAGTTATCTCAGGAAGAACTTGAGGCGGTAATAGCTCATGAACTGGGACATATAAAGCACAATGACTTTATTGTAATGATGATGGTTTCGCTGATACCAATGATCATGTATCAGGTTTACACATGGACCCATAGAAGTGATAAATCAAAGCCGGCATACTGGGTTGGAATAGGCGCATATGCTGCTTATATATTCAGCCAATTCTTCGCACTGTCCTTTTCCAGAATAAGAGAGTATTATGCGGATAGTTTCTCCAAGGATATTCTGAATAATGGCGAGCCTTTGAAGAATGCCCTGATTAAGATCGCATACGGATATACTTCAATGGAGGAGAAAAAAGGCAGAAAGGTTGCGACAATCGGGATCGCAAACCATATCCAGAACGAGGGCTTCGTATTAACCCAGTATAAAAATTTGACTTCAAATAACCTGGAAGAGAAGCTTATTGGATGGGATATGAAGAATATCTGGGGCAGATGGTATGAGCTGAACTCAACCCATCCGCTTACAGCCAAGAGAATACTGGCCCTGGAGGGTAAGTCTTCCGGTGAATATGCAGTAACCGCATCAGATGTACTGAAGTTTCTGCTGGAGGCAGCAATCGGACTGCTTCCTTGGATTTCTGGCGCAATTATCTATTTCACCAACAGGATCAGAATAATTGAAGATGGATTTTACTCCACAATCATAAGTGTAGCAAAGCAGGAACCTTTATATATGATATTGTTAGGTGCAGCGTTGCTAATAAAGTTTTATTACTCTTATGGCAAGGATTATCAGGAGTATAAGCTGAAGGAGCTGCTTTCTAATGAAGATGCATCACCGGTGAAAGGGATACCTGCAGTTATAGAGGGTAAGGTAATTGGGCGGGGTATACCAGGATATTTCTTCAGTGAAGACCTTGTTATTGATGATGGTACTGCTATAATGCTTATTGACTATAGGCAGCCTCACAGGATTTTTGAAATAATATTCAGCCTTGCTAGAGTGGAAGAGTTGAAGGAAAAGGATGTAAAGGTCGTAGGTTGGTATAAAAGAGGACATAGACCATATTTCCAATGCAGGCACATATATGTTGATAACAAAAGGCTTATATCCTTTAACTATATTCTAACTGAACTGTTTGGATATGCTCTAATAGCAGCTGGTATAGTAATGTATCTTATATTTTAA
- a CDS encoding class II aldolase/adducin family protein codes for MLLKELRQRVIDIALKAQKEKLIPLTMGNFSARDRETGYMCITPSGMEYDKLTPSDIVVMDVDGNVTEGERKPSIETPLHCAVYRRRSDVFGVSHTHSVFATAWAACNESIPVVVAELAALIGGPVECAVYKPMGSLELAETAAIRLKDRHAILLANHGVLAVGQDIETAFANSVVVEEGAKIAFYARQIGVMKLIPEEECKSLRKSTLEKYGQK; via the coding sequence ATGTTACTTAAAGAGCTTAGACAAAGGGTAATAGATATTGCATTAAAAGCGCAAAAAGAAAAACTTATTCCCCTTACTATGGGCAATTTCAGTGCAAGGGATAGAGAGACAGGATATATGTGCATCACACCGAGCGGAATGGAATATGATAAACTGACACCTTCAGATATAGTCGTAATGGACGTAGACGGCAATGTGACAGAAGGTGAGAGGAAACCATCTATTGAAACTCCTTTGCATTGTGCTGTATACAGGAGAAGAAGCGATGTGTTCGGAGTATCCCATACACATTCGGTATTTGCTACTGCATGGGCTGCTTGTAATGAGAGCATACCTGTAGTTGTTGCAGAGCTTGCAGCACTTATCGGAGGACCGGTAGAGTGTGCGGTATATAAGCCTATGGGTTCTCTTGAGCTTGCTGAAACGGCTGCCATACGACTTAAGGATCGCCATGCAATTCTCCTTGCAAACCATGGAGTGCTTGCAGTAGGCCAAGATATAGAAACAGCTTTTGCAAACTCAGTTGTAGTTGAAGAAGGAGCTAAAATCGCTTTTTATGCAAGGCAAATAGGTGTGATGAAGTTGATTCCGGAAGAAGAATGCAAATCATTAAGAAAAAGCACCTTGGAGAAATATGGGCAGAAGTAG
- a CDS encoding DUF362 domain-containing protein → MNTVNIVRCGNYEFENVKKVVYEVLEGIDAIRLKITKGSRVLVKTNLLMRKSPDDAVTTHPMVVEAIVRYLQELGCKVIIGDSPGGPFTEWNLKSVYKAAGMFEVALRTGCELNFNTEVLEISNPDAKRLKSMQIIKIAREVDFVVSAAKLKTHGMMTYTGAVKNLFGVIPGLVKADYHLRLNSVDNFADHLVDICEAVKPVFSIIDGVDGMEGDGPSAGEKRHVGLILASDSPYALDTVASSIIGMEPMIVPTIRAARQRNLFSGELGDVQIKGVQLDEIKLAPFKLPSSVNVNFVGGRVPKVFEKFLLNNLRPKPEFNYDLCVSCGDCKRSCPPGIIDMSSGKPVPDLSKCIRCFCCHELCPKKAVDIKRHWLYNRMFKK, encoded by the coding sequence ATGAATACAGTAAACATCGTAAGATGCGGGAACTATGAATTTGAAAATGTAAAAAAAGTAGTTTATGAAGTCCTTGAAGGTATTGATGCAATAAGACTTAAGATAACAAAAGGCTCCAGAGTGCTGGTAAAGACAAATCTCCTTATGAGGAAAAGTCCTGACGATGCGGTCACTACTCATCCTATGGTAGTGGAAGCCATAGTGAGATATCTACAGGAGCTTGGCTGCAAGGTTATTATCGGTGACAGCCCCGGGGGACCCTTCACTGAGTGGAATTTGAAATCTGTTTATAAGGCAGCCGGTATGTTTGAGGTTGCTCTGCGAACAGGCTGCGAGCTTAACTTTAATACTGAGGTACTTGAGATATCCAACCCTGATGCTAAACGGCTTAAGAGCATGCAGATTATAAAAATAGCCAGGGAGGTTGATTTTGTAGTATCTGCCGCAAAGCTGAAAACTCATGGAATGATGACGTATACCGGTGCAGTGAAGAATCTTTTTGGTGTAATACCAGGACTTGTAAAAGCGGACTACCATTTAAGACTAAATAGTGTAGATAACTTTGCTGATCATCTGGTGGATATCTGCGAAGCAGTGAAGCCGGTTTTTTCGATTATTGACGGTGTTGACGGAATGGAAGGAGATGGACCTTCTGCCGGGGAGAAAAGACATGTGGGGCTTATCCTGGCTTCAGATAGTCCTTATGCTCTTGACACGGTGGCTTCAAGCATAATCGGAATGGAGCCTATGATTGTGCCCACAATAAGGGCGGCAAGGCAGAGGAACCTGTTCAGCGGTGAATTGGGTGATGTTCAGATAAAAGGTGTACAGCTCGACGAAATAAAGCTTGCTCCATTTAAACTTCCTAGCTCAGTAAATGTAAACTTCGTAGGCGGCAGAGTCCCTAAAGTGTTTGAAAAATTCCTGCTGAACAATTTAAGGCCAAAACCAGAATTTAATTATGACCTTTGCGTATCTTGTGGAGACTGCAAAAGAAGCTGCCCTCCCGGAATAATTGATATGAGCAGCGGCAAGCCTGTTCCTGATTTGAGCAAATGTATCAGATGCTTCTGCTGTCATGAGCTATGTCCTAAGAAGGCTGTGGATATTAAGAGACACTGGCTGTATAACAGGATGTTTAAAAAATAG
- a CDS encoding uracil-DNA glycosylase, whose translation MKRQELDGINQLYQGKLHEYFRGEVPLVFGNGNVDSKIVLVGEAPGKTEIEQGKPFVGQAGKNLEEFINTLGILREDLYITNVVKFRPFRINSETGRESNRPPTKEEVRISTDFIEHELSAIKPRLVVSLGNIALRCILKDDKATIGMMHGAEISVRFAGAEFVLFPLYHPASIIYNRSLKDVYLQDLLRLRGFIKKEKFM comes from the coding sequence TTGAAAAGGCAGGAGCTTGATGGCATAAATCAATTGTACCAGGGTAAATTGCATGAATATTTTAGGGGTGAAGTACCTCTGGTATTTGGCAATGGCAATGTGGATTCGAAAATCGTACTGGTAGGCGAAGCTCCCGGCAAGACTGAGATTGAGCAGGGCAAGCCTTTTGTGGGGCAGGCGGGGAAGAATCTGGAGGAGTTCATAAACACACTTGGCATTCTACGCGAGGATTTATATATAACTAACGTTGTAAAGTTCAGGCCTTTTAGGATAAATTCGGAGACGGGACGGGAGTCCAACAGGCCTCCGACTAAGGAAGAAGTAAGGATATCCACAGATTTCATAGAGCATGAGCTGTCTGCAATCAAGCCAAGACTAGTTGTAAGCCTTGGGAATATTGCACTCCGGTGTATACTAAAGGATGATAAGGCCACAATTGGTATGATGCATGGCGCAGAAATCAGCGTAAGATTTGCAGGTGCGGAGTTTGTGCTGTTTCCCTTGTATCACCCAGCCAGTATTATTTACAACAGGTCATTGAAGGATGTATATTTGCAGGATTTGCTCAGGTTAAGAGGTTTTATAAAAAAAGAAAAGTTTATGTAA
- a CDS encoding DMT family transporter, with protein sequence MKYKGYVLLGITVLLFSTLEVVTSTLKGIVNPLQLTFLRFLIGGIVLLPMVIKRKEKMQAKDLLFFLGLGILNILISMGSLQLAISMGKASTAAILISSNPIFVLLFSSFLLKEKVTFERIACILLGMVGIILIIYKGNVGGDTAISLTLGIIASLTFGLYTVLGKLKSEGISSITMICLSSIFGSLLYVPILLMNGIPLFYIPQGAFLKILYAGVFLSGVAYITYMEALRILTASKGAMVFFLKPVIASMLAVAFLGENLNLKTVIGMLLVLIGVSINFFKINFKTAESRDDI encoded by the coding sequence ATGAAGTATAAGGGTTATGTATTACTGGGAATAACAGTATTACTTTTTAGCACATTAGAGGTGGTCACCAGCACACTAAAAGGTATAGTAAATCCACTGCAGCTGACATTTTTGAGATTTCTTATAGGGGGCATAGTGTTGCTGCCCATGGTAATCAAAAGAAAAGAAAAGATGCAGGCCAAGGATTTATTATTTTTTTTAGGTTTGGGAATACTAAATATACTTATAAGCATGGGAAGCCTGCAACTGGCCATCAGCATGGGAAAGGCTTCGACAGCAGCCATACTGATAAGCTCAAACCCAATATTTGTTCTACTATTTTCATCATTTTTGCTGAAAGAGAAGGTAACTTTTGAGAGGATAGCATGCATACTTCTGGGTATGGTGGGGATCATCCTAATTATCTATAAAGGAAATGTAGGGGGCGATACTGCCATAAGCCTAACTCTTGGGATCATAGCATCACTTACCTTTGGGCTTTATACTGTATTAGGGAAACTAAAGTCAGAAGGGATAAGCAGCATTACTATGATTTGTCTCTCCTCTATTTTTGGTAGCTTGTTATATGTGCCTATACTGCTGATGAACGGAATTCCTTTGTTTTATATTCCGCAAGGAGCTTTTTTAAAAATACTCTACGCAGGAGTGTTTCTTTCCGGAGTAGCTTATATAACCTATATGGAAGCATTGAGAATTTTGACAGCAAGCAAGGGGGCCATGGTATTCTTTTTAAAACCGGTAATAGCATCGATGCTTGCAGTGGCTTTTCTGGGCGAAAATCTGAACCTAAAAACTGTGATAGGAATGCTGCTTGTACTTATTGGCGTGTCCATTAATTTTTTCAAAATAAACTTCAAAACCGCGGAAAGCAGGGATGACATTTGA